A single window of uncultured Methanospirillum sp. DNA harbors:
- a CDS encoding AEC family transporter: MDLIPIIESILTLFILIAVGYLAYRTGVITRSGVTGLSSLLVNITLPCLIIESMQVPVTPDRVHEILVIFTIELVVYGVSFAAAFLVPYLLSGSRFEAGVFRFMLIFSNLGFMGYPVCQALFGQESLFYVTLINIPFGLLVFTVGVFLLRPDLAQNPDLKRILSPGLVSSLLGLLLFFAGVTIPSPLSDSISLLGSVTTPLAMIVIGALLAPLPFCSMFGDFRIWVISAFRLGIIPLVVLVLLRPFVSDPLLLSVPVLLAAMPIAANTVLLAEEYGVNAEIASKGVFISTILSLATIPGVAFLLGVG; encoded by the coding sequence ATGGATCTTATTCCGATTATTGAGAGTATTCTCACCTTATTCATCCTGATCGCTGTCGGGTATCTGGCATATCGTACCGGGGTTATCACCCGCTCGGGTGTGACAGGCCTTTCATCGCTGCTTGTCAATATCACATTACCATGCCTGATCATAGAGAGTATGCAGGTTCCGGTGACTCCTGACCGTGTTCACGAGATCCTGGTGATCTTTACGATAGAACTTGTGGTGTATGGCGTCTCATTTGCTGCAGCATTCCTAGTCCCATACCTTCTTTCAGGTTCACGGTTTGAGGCAGGTGTCTTCAGGTTCATGCTGATCTTCTCCAACCTCGGGTTCATGGGCTACCCGGTCTGTCAGGCTCTCTTCGGGCAGGAGTCACTCTTCTATGTGACACTCATTAATATCCCGTTCGGCCTGCTGGTCTTCACGGTCGGTGTCTTTCTGCTCAGGCCTGATCTTGCACAAAATCCTGACCTGAAGCGGATCCTCTCACCCGGTCTGGTCTCATCTCTTCTCGGACTGCTCCTCTTCTTTGCAGGAGTTACGATCCCATCACCGCTCTCAGACTCTATCTCCCTGCTCGGTTCTGTGACAACGCCGCTGGCGATGATCGTGATCGGAGCACTTCTGGCCCCCCTGCCATTCTGCTCGATGTTTGGCGACTTCAGGATCTGGGTAATTTCAGCCTTCAGGCTTGGTATCATCCCACTGGTTGTTCTGGTTCTGCTCCGCCCCTTTGTTTCTGACCCGCTTCTTCTCAGTGTCCCGGTCCTGTTGGCAGCTATGCCGATTGCCGCGAACACAGTTCTCCTTGCAGAGGAGTATGGTGTGAATGCTGAGATTGCTTCTAAAGGGGTGTTTATCTCAACAATCCTTTCACTGGCGACAATTCCCGGGGTTGCATTTCTGCTTGGGGTTGGATAA
- a CDS encoding PAS domain S-box protein, with amino-acid sequence MDDEQMLLEICKIFLEKTGDLQVQTEISARRALERIQQEPFDVIISDYQMPGMNGIEFLKQIRASGSTIPFIIFTGRGREEVAIAALREGADFYLQKGGDPTSQFAEMNNQIHQLVRRRRAELSMKENEQKYHALFESAHDAILLLDNNRIIECNPQTATLFERPLEEIFDHTPMDFSPEFQDDGSRSQDAGSSLINAALSGTPQLFEWKHQRADGTTFDCEINLTRILVNDKYLLLGIMRDITTRKRNAEELRRKSEELAASYEELLSTEEELQAQYQIIAQSEQALRGNEAKLNAILQGSPIPLFVIGIDHAVIHWNNALALSTGIEASGVIGTDQHWRVFYPEKRPCLSDLLIDGDFEHLQEWYGDKVGRSAIVPDAYAGVGFFPHLGKDGIWYSFTAALIRDDSGRVIGALETLEDITSQKQATLALAESESRYRGVVENLQDIFYRSDLEGRLVMASPSVLPLLGYETLEECLGRKISHDFYADPADRDRFVSEVFKNGSVTNYFVTLRRHDGTLVPVSTNSHVYYGADGNPAGIEGTFRDISEQIATHERIRRNEAILSAVINESPVPLFVIDSNHRVIHWNKALEKYSGIAAVDTIGTDQQWRAFYQAERPCLADLLVQEKITEIPRWYQGKYAPSRLIDGAYEAVDFFPDIGEQGCWLYFTAAPIRDAEGVIIGAVEVLQDITEQKAAEEEIQTLTRFQESIIMSANVWLMVLDKGGTVVIWNHAAEEITGYAGSEVSGRSWIWKALYPDPAYRRSVTSSIFRVIENNLYLQDFQTTILTKSGEKKEILWNTRAISDTVSATGRYVAIGIDISGRIQAEKALRESENTLQAIVKGSPIPQFVIDRDHRVIQWNKALETYSRIPESEVVGTDQHWRAFYAEKRPCIADLVVDGADATTNFAFPEHYEHSTLVDGGYQAIDYFPTMGDGSWLSFTAAPIRDGAGNVIGALETLEDITERKKAENSLLESEERFRTVFTLANDAIFLYRIADGEPDQFVEVNHTACSRLGYTREELLMLSPPDILDTESIIREREHLDLLEKMGHATYESVLLTKAGDPVPVEISSHSYEFKGVQVVLSIARDISERKRYESAIRTANNKLNLLSSITRHDILNQLTALSGYLELSDEVADGDESRGLIAKEKKTADTIMRQILFTRDYQTVGIQSPIWQDLSSVIQQAAHLLDTGDIAISIDLYYCEIFADPLLEKVFFNLIDNSLRYGKNLTMISFTIEKHEGRTILVCSDDGGGIPPAEKENIFNRRYFSNTGFGLFLSRDILSITGLTITETGEFGVGARFEIGIPNGGIRSCR; translated from the coding sequence GTGGATGACGAGCAGATGCTCCTTGAGATCTGCAAGATATTTCTGGAAAAAACCGGAGACCTGCAGGTCCAGACCGAGATATCGGCCCGCCGTGCCCTTGAACGCATTCAGCAAGAGCCCTTTGATGTCATCATATCTGATTACCAGATGCCCGGAATGAATGGCATCGAGTTTCTGAAACAGATCCGTGCTAGTGGGAGCACAATTCCGTTCATCATCTTCACGGGCAGGGGCAGGGAAGAGGTTGCAATTGCTGCACTGCGGGAGGGAGCTGACTTCTACCTGCAAAAAGGAGGGGACCCGACCTCACAGTTTGCAGAGATGAACAACCAGATCCACCAGCTTGTCCGCCGGAGGAGGGCTGAACTCTCAATGAAGGAGAACGAGCAGAAGTATCATGCCCTCTTTGAATCAGCCCACGATGCAATTCTTCTTCTTGATAATAACAGGATCATTGAGTGTAATCCGCAGACTGCAACGTTGTTTGAAAGACCACTTGAAGAGATCTTCGACCATACTCCGATGGATTTCTCTCCTGAGTTTCAGGATGACGGGTCCCGTTCGCAGGATGCAGGTTCATCCCTGATCAATGCTGCCCTTTCAGGAACTCCTCAGTTATTTGAGTGGAAACACCAGCGTGCTGACGGGACAACCTTTGACTGCGAAATCAATCTGACCAGAATACTTGTCAATGATAAATATCTCCTCCTGGGAATCATGCGTGATATCACCACCCGCAAAAGGAATGCGGAGGAGTTGCGTAGAAAGAGCGAGGAACTTGCAGCCTCATACGAGGAACTGCTCAGTACCGAAGAGGAACTCCAGGCACAATACCAGATAATTGCCCAGAGTGAGCAGGCACTACGAGGGAATGAGGCGAAACTTAACGCTATTCTGCAGGGATCACCGATCCCCCTGTTTGTGATAGGTATTGATCACGCCGTGATTCACTGGAACAATGCCCTTGCTCTCTCAACCGGCATTGAGGCTTCAGGTGTTATCGGGACAGATCAGCACTGGCGGGTCTTTTATCCGGAAAAACGCCCCTGTCTTTCAGATCTGTTGATCGACGGAGATTTTGAACATCTACAGGAGTGGTACGGGGATAAGGTTGGCAGATCAGCGATTGTTCCTGATGCATATGCTGGTGTTGGGTTCTTCCCCCATCTGGGAAAAGATGGGATCTGGTACTCATTTACGGCAGCACTCATCCGGGATGATTCAGGAAGAGTGATTGGAGCACTTGAGACCCTGGAGGATATCACGAGCCAGAAACAGGCGACCCTGGCTCTCGCAGAGAGCGAATCCCGGTATCGTGGTGTCGTGGAGAATCTGCAGGATATCTTTTACCGGAGCGATCTTGAAGGCAGGCTTGTCATGGCAAGCCCGAGTGTACTACCTCTATTAGGGTATGAAACCCTGGAAGAATGCCTTGGCAGGAAAATTTCACATGATTTCTATGCAGATCCTGCCGATCGTGACAGGTTTGTCTCTGAAGTTTTTAAGAACGGATCTGTCACCAACTATTTCGTAACCCTGAGGAGGCATGACGGGACGTTGGTTCCTGTCTCCACAAACAGCCATGTCTATTACGGGGCTGATGGAAATCCTGCCGGTATAGAAGGAACATTCAGGGATATATCAGAACAGATTGCAACTCATGAACGGATCAGGAGGAATGAGGCAATCCTCTCTGCTGTTATAAATGAGTCTCCCGTTCCCCTCTTTGTCATCGACAGCAACCATCGTGTAATTCACTGGAACAAGGCTCTTGAAAAGTACAGCGGAATAGCGGCAGTTGATACTATCGGGACAGACCAGCAGTGGCGTGCATTCTACCAGGCCGAACGTCCCTGTCTTGCAGATCTCCTCGTTCAGGAAAAGATTACAGAGATTCCCCGCTGGTATCAGGGTAAGTATGCACCATCCCGGCTTATCGACGGTGCCTACGAGGCAGTAGACTTCTTCCCTGACATCGGTGAGCAGGGCTGCTGGCTCTACTTTACTGCTGCCCCGATCAGGGATGCCGAGGGAGTCATCATCGGTGCAGTCGAGGTGCTGCAGGATATCACCGAGCAGAAGGCTGCAGAGGAGGAGATTCAGACACTGACCCGGTTCCAGGAGAGCATCATCATGAGTGCCAATGTCTGGCTCATGGTGCTTGATAAAGGGGGTACAGTCGTAATCTGGAACCATGCTGCTGAAGAGATAACGGGCTATGCAGGAAGTGAGGTCTCGGGGCGATCCTGGATCTGGAAGGCACTGTATCCTGATCCTGCATACCGGAGGTCTGTGACCTCTTCCATCTTCAGGGTCATAGAGAACAACCTCTATCTTCAGGACTTTCAGACAACCATCCTGACGAAGTCTGGCGAAAAAAAAGAGATCCTCTGGAATACCCGGGCTATCAGTGATACGGTTTCAGCGACCGGACGGTATGTCGCCATTGGGATCGATATCTCGGGAAGGATTCAGGCTGAAAAGGCACTGCGTGAGAGTGAGAACACCCTTCAGGCGATCGTGAAAGGTTCACCTATTCCCCAGTTTGTGATAGATCGTGACCATCGTGTTATCCAATGGAACAAGGCACTTGAGACCTACTCGCGAATTCCAGAGAGCGAAGTGGTAGGGACAGATCAGCATTGGCGTGCCTTTTATGCAGAAAAACGACCTTGTATCGCTGATCTGGTTGTTGATGGCGCTGATGCTACAACAAACTTCGCGTTCCCTGAACACTATGAACATTCAACCCTTGTAGACGGCGGGTACCAGGCAATCGATTACTTCCCTACGATGGGTGATGGTTCATGGCTCTCATTTACCGCTGCTCCGATCAGAGATGGTGCCGGAAACGTGATCGGTGCACTTGAGACCCTTGAGGACATCACCGAGCGAAAAAAAGCAGAAAATTCCCTGCTTGAGAGTGAAGAGCGGTTTCGAACCGTCTTCACCCTTGCGAACGATGCAATCTTTCTGTACAGGATTGCTGACGGAGAGCCTGACCAGTTCGTTGAGGTGAATCATACCGCCTGCAGTCGGCTTGGATACACACGGGAAGAACTCCTCATGCTCTCTCCTCCTGATATTCTTGACACGGAATCGATTATTCGTGAACGTGAACACCTCGATCTTCTGGAAAAGATGGGGCATGCAACCTATGAGTCTGTTCTCCTTACTAAGGCAGGGGATCCTGTTCCGGTTGAGATCAGTTCCCATTCGTATGAGTTCAAGGGTGTGCAGGTGGTTCTTTCAATTGCCCGTGATATCTCTGAGCGGAAACGGTATGAGTCTGCAATCAGGACCGCGAACAATAAACTGAATCTGCTCTCAAGCATCACCCGTCATGATATCCTCAACCAGCTGACTGCCCTGAGCGGGTACCTTGAACTCTCTGATGAGGTTGCAGATGGCGATGAGAGTCGCGGGCTGATTGCGAAAGAGAAGAAGACTGCTGACACGATTATGAGGCAGATCCTCTTTACCCGGGATTATCAGACCGTCGGGATTCAGTCACCGATCTGGCAGGATCTCTCGTCAGTTATTCAACAGGCAGCCCATCTGCTCGACACCGGTGATATTGCAATCTCTATCGATCTTTATTACTGTGAGATATTTGCAGACCCGCTGCTTGAGAAGGTCTTCTTCAATCTGATTGACAACTCCCTGCGGTATGGAAAAAACCTTACAATGATCTCATTCACCATCGAGAAGCATGAAGGCCGGACTATTCTGGTCTGTAGCGATGACGGTGGTGGTATTCCGCCGGCAGAGAAGGAAAACATCTTTAATCGCAGGTATTTCAGCAATACCGGGTTCGGGCTCTTTCTCTCCCGCGATATCCTCTCGATAACAGGACTTACCATTACAGAAACCGGGGAGTTCGGGGTTGGAGCACGGTTTGAGATTGGGATACCCAATGGTGGTATCCGTTCATGCAGATGA
- a CDS encoding ornithine cyclodeaminase family protein (catalyzes the interconversion of alanine and pyruvate), with product MPDLIEAVRMAFLDQGNGRCEMPPKSYVTLPGGDFRTMPSYLPSLKTAGVKVVNVHPGNRSQGLPTVMGLTILLDPPTGKPVAVLNATGLTDLRTGAVAAVATHALASVKKGTLGLIGAGRQARSGLLAIGEIFGIESVNVWSRSQKSAERLAAEFSSFDIRVTSIKQAAGSDLLLTTTPSTSPVIMNDWISDGTHINAIGADAPGKQELDPILLRRAEIFVDDREQAVHSGEVNVSIRDGLLLPDSIAGTLGEVLTGRAGRSSREAITIFDSTGIAITDLAAASEAMKHGEYIELPFLTECEH from the coding sequence ATGCCTGATCTGATAGAAGCGGTGAGAATGGCATTTCTGGATCAAGGGAACGGGAGATGTGAGATGCCACCGAAGAGTTATGTCACGCTTCCAGGCGGGGATTTCAGGACCATGCCGTCGTACCTGCCCAGCCTGAAGACTGCAGGAGTCAAGGTGGTAAATGTCCACCCCGGTAACAGGAGTCAGGGGCTCCCGACCGTGATGGGGCTCACCATCCTTCTTGACCCTCCGACAGGAAAACCAGTTGCAGTCCTGAATGCAACCGGGCTGACAGACCTTCGGACCGGGGCTGTTGCAGCAGTGGCAACACATGCTCTTGCTTCGGTGAAAAAGGGAACGCTCGGTCTTATCGGTGCAGGAAGGCAGGCGCGATCCGGACTTCTGGCTATTGGAGAAATTTTTGGAATCGAGTCGGTCAACGTCTGGTCTCGAAGCCAGAAGAGTGCAGAACGGCTGGCTGCAGAGTTCTCCTCGTTTGATATCAGGGTCACCAGCATTAAGCAGGCTGCTGGTTCTGATCTGCTGCTGACCACCACCCCGTCTACAAGCCCGGTTATCATGAACGACTGGATCTCTGACGGAACTCACATCAATGCAATAGGGGCCGATGCACCGGGAAAACAGGAACTTGATCCCATACTTCTCAGAAGAGCAGAGATATTTGTTGATGACCGCGAGCAGGCTGTTCATTCAGGAGAGGTGAATGTTTCCATCAGGGACGGCTTGCTCTTGCCTGACAGCATCGCAGGAACACTCGGGGAGGTTCTGACCGGAAGAGCAGGGAGGAGCAGCCGGGAAGCCATCACCATCTTTGACTCAACAGGGATAGCCATCACTGACTTGGCTGCTGCATCAGAAGCGATGAAACACGGAGAGTATATCGAACTGCCTTTCCTGACCGAATGCGAACATTAG
- a CDS encoding DUF362 domain-containing protein: MMNQEDVKKVPVGLVSCDGYDGDQVYQAVEKAIDLTGGISRYLKPGMHVLVKPNLLMGAEPAKAVCTHPAVLKAVCTIITGLGCTVTVADSPGAGIPYKPKNLLKAYDLAEYTGIGTLPGVTLNEDTSSRTVSFPDGFFVKQFEIISPILDADAVVVVSKLKTHIYTGLTGATKNMFGAIPGLDKPPYHARMQDPSLFGKMLLDLNRCVKPVLQVMDAVEIMEGDGPMAGTPAKLGTILASPNYIALDIVAARLIGFDPLSIGSIKAAGEQGLIDENWIEVKGATVEELARSDTRKPQTQTPGGSSSWIRSLLRPALHRLAGSYTLHPHLIRRNCIRCLKCERICPVSAIHLKNGYPIFETATCIRCYCCHEMCDSHAINLQPGFLYRILRPFIR, from the coding sequence ATGATGAATCAGGAGGACGTGAAGAAGGTACCGGTCGGGCTGGTCAGCTGTGACGGGTATGATGGAGACCAGGTATATCAGGCAGTGGAGAAGGCAATTGACCTGACAGGGGGCATTAGCAGATACCTGAAACCAGGGATGCATGTCCTTGTAAAACCCAACCTCCTGATGGGAGCAGAGCCCGCAAAGGCAGTCTGCACTCACCCGGCTGTGCTGAAAGCAGTTTGTACAATCATCACCGGACTCGGGTGCACGGTGACCGTTGCAGACAGTCCGGGAGCAGGGATCCCATACAAACCAAAGAACCTTCTCAAGGCGTACGATCTCGCAGAATACACAGGTATCGGCACATTACCCGGAGTTACGCTCAACGAAGACACCTCTTCACGAACAGTATCATTCCCTGACGGCTTTTTTGTCAAACAGTTCGAGATCATCTCACCGATCCTTGACGCTGATGCAGTTGTTGTCGTCTCAAAACTCAAGACCCATATTTACACAGGTCTGACCGGGGCGACAAAGAACATGTTCGGTGCTATACCCGGCCTTGACAAGCCTCCGTACCATGCCAGAATGCAGGACCCCTCACTCTTTGGAAAGATGCTCCTTGACCTGAACCGCTGTGTGAAACCGGTTCTCCAGGTGATGGATGCTGTTGAGATCATGGAGGGAGACGGACCGATGGCAGGAACTCCTGCAAAACTCGGCACCATTCTTGCAAGCCCGAATTACATCGCCCTTGACATCGTGGCTGCAAGGCTGATCGGGTTTGATCCGCTCTCAATAGGGAGCATAAAGGCTGCAGGAGAACAGGGTCTCATAGATGAGAACTGGATAGAGGTGAAAGGCGCAACAGTCGAAGAACTCGCACGGTCTGATACCAGAAAGCCGCAGACCCAGACACCAGGTGGCAGCAGTTCATGGATTCGGAGTCTCCTTCGCCCAGCCCTTCACAGGCTGGCCGGTTCATACACCCTGCATCCCCATCTCATCAGGCGGAACTGCATCAGGTGCCTGAAGTGTGAACGGATCTGCCCGGTTAGTGCAATACACCTGAAGAACGGGTATCCAATATTCGAAACTGCCACCTGCATCAGGTGCTACTGCTGTCACGAGATGTGTGACTCCCATGCAATAAACCTCCAGCCAGGATTTCTCTACCGGATTCTGAGACCCTTCATTAGATAA
- a CDS encoding VTT domain-containing protein, which yields MLEALPGFIDLFIHLDKYLPAMVASYGNLIYGILFVIIFCETGLVITPFLPGDSLLFITGTVAAVGGLNISLLLLIITSAAIIGDNVNYFIGRFVGQKILEMNLPMIKKEHLDRTHEYFEKYGPFTIIVARFAPFVRTFTPFIAGMGAMEYKKFLPFDICGGILWVCTFTLAGYFLGTIPVIKENMSLVALIIIVISLGAVGSIVLEIFRFFKNCITCRRK from the coding sequence ATGTTGGAAGCACTCCCCGGGTTCATCGACCTGTTCATCCATCTTGACAAATATCTCCCTGCGATGGTTGCATCGTACGGGAACCTCATCTACGGGATTCTGTTCGTAATCATCTTCTGCGAGACCGGGCTTGTGATCACTCCGTTCCTCCCCGGTGATTCACTCCTCTTCATAACCGGAACAGTCGCTGCTGTTGGAGGGCTCAACATCAGCCTTCTGCTGCTCATTATCACATCTGCAGCCATCATAGGAGACAATGTGAACTACTTTATCGGGAGGTTTGTAGGCCAGAAGATCCTTGAAATGAACCTGCCGATGATCAAAAAAGAGCATCTTGACAGGACTCACGAATACTTTGAAAAATACGGACCATTCACCATCATCGTCGCACGGTTTGCACCATTTGTCAGGACTTTCACCCCGTTCATCGCAGGAATGGGAGCGATGGAGTACAAGAAGTTCCTCCCCTTTGATATCTGCGGCGGTATCCTCTGGGTCTGTACATTCACTCTTGCCGGCTACTTCCTTGGAACGATCCCGGTCATCAAGGAGAATATGTCACTCGTTGCCCTCATCATCATCGTGATCTCGCTGGGGGCAGTCGGATCCATCGTCCTTGAGATCTTCAGATTCTTCAAGAACTGTATAACCTGCCGGAGAAAGTAA
- a CDS encoding RNA-binding protein: MNKNKLFIGNLHYSVTEDQLRALFAPYGNLVSVKVMQGKGYGFIEMGTPEQAQKIKETLNESVFQGRRLLIDGVPSKQSETRKWASISPESHRSGRKPDRRDNSERPFRAKVPAQPEERAHHLTDVTDEFKKSKKPEPKPEKPTVRIGQYPAPVSEQTSKKAVPSGRDRLPTDLGQQTKEAKDQQKGKHSSSSGQGKKTSHPGNKDNSDRRPNETKPKKIKEKPPKNPHPYQGSKKSKSAPKPDRKPEQVSPETQEDERISYLKYMASRAGKKE; encoded by the coding sequence ATGAACAAGAATAAATTATTCATCGGAAACCTGCATTATTCGGTCACTGAAGATCAGTTACGGGCATTGTTCGCCCCGTATGGCAATCTCGTCAGTGTAAAAGTGATGCAAGGGAAAGGGTATGGATTCATCGAGATGGGAACGCCTGAACAGGCTCAAAAGATAAAAGAGACCTTGAATGAATCCGTATTCCAGGGAAGAAGACTGCTCATCGACGGTGTTCCCTCAAAACAGTCAGAGACCAGAAAATGGGCATCAATCTCACCTGAATCCCATAGGTCTGGACGAAAACCAGACAGAAGGGATAATTCAGAACGGCCATTCCGGGCTAAAGTTCCAGCTCAGCCTGAAGAGAGGGCTCATCATCTCACCGATGTGACCGATGAGTTTAAAAAATCTAAGAAACCAGAGCCGAAACCTGAAAAACCTACAGTACGGATCGGCCAGTATCCAGCTCCTGTCTCTGAACAGACGAGTAAGAAGGCAGTACCATCAGGAAGGGACCGCCTGCCGACTGATTTAGGACAACAGACAAAAGAGGCCAAGGATCAGCAAAAAGGGAAGCATTCATCATCATCAGGTCAGGGAAAAAAGACCAGTCATCCTGGAAACAAGGATAATTCTGACCGTAGACCCAACGAAACGAAGCCGAAGAAGATAAAGGAAAAACCTCCAAAGAACCCGCATCCTTACCAGGGTTCAAAGAAATCTAAATCTGCACCGAAACCTGACCGCAAACCGGAGCAGGTTTCACCTGAAACTCAGGAAGACGAGAGGATAAGTTACCTCAAGTACATGGCATCACGTGCAGGAAAGAAAGAATAG
- a CDS encoding methyl-accepting chemotaxis protein, with protein sequence MNWPILYKLLVIMVAISLIPLLVIGFMSINETQKLGVSTAEDARVIGMESVDNARAAMDTLGEEMIRRIAEDVAKQVDIYLRANPGKTIADLQADPEFQKIIVQSVGKTGYTTGMDAQTLINRFHSNNKNVGTYYHTMETSNPEFYAILTKGANCQDTYGYYPWKDADGVMRDKFGYFICTTLMTADGVTLRIGATTYIDEFSEPVRKIEEQINTRVNQTTTTINDKTAGVTWLIVLVTFITMIVVIIVGYIFARTISNPIRQLTVQAEQLGQGDLRRSEVEKSGMTEIDRLNDVFVVMQSNLEEKALAAQEIAKGNLGVSIPVVSDEDTLGKAMVTMKSAISGLALDLDTLVTHASSGSLSERADTGKYKGEYHKIVTGINTLLDAVVLPLNEAIRLSKSYAENCFSDRFDPSIPVSGSFAEFRDSLDHLGDQISQTVSVISERVITLTARTEEVEASIQSITSGASQAAGYMTNMSENSRKGQESVAEILKTIEDLSMAVSDISVQAERVSGLAINTNDLSMKGEELARTAEAGMTGIDSSTKNLDLMIQSIRQEMAEISNVITIITNISDQTNLLALNAAIEAARAGEAGMGFAVVANEVKDLATQSRSSAEKIGEMITHLTSQSDNAASVMNDANKQVQSGIDSVSRTLVVFKEIVQSVGEISHKITDVAAGSEEQAAAVEEVTAIVNLVLKTLQETAEQAADTEKITHETSSSIQDVSQVMLSVNRVADDLNGEMQRFKI encoded by the coding sequence ATGAACTGGCCTATTTTATACAAACTGCTGGTAATCATGGTTGCGATATCGCTGATTCCGCTTCTGGTTATCGGTTTCATGTCGATCAACGAGACACAGAAACTCGGAGTTTCTACTGCTGAGGATGCCAGGGTCATCGGGATGGAGTCGGTGGATAATGCACGGGCAGCGATGGACACGCTTGGCGAGGAGATGATCCGCCGTATTGCAGAGGATGTGGCAAAACAGGTTGACATCTATCTCCGTGCGAATCCTGGGAAGACAATCGCTGATCTGCAGGCTGATCCTGAATTTCAGAAGATCATCGTGCAGTCGGTGGGAAAGACCGGATATACTACCGGCATGGATGCCCAGACCCTGATTAACCGGTTCCACAGCAACAACAAAAATGTTGGTACCTATTATCACACGATGGAGACATCGAACCCTGAGTTTTATGCAATCCTTACCAAGGGGGCCAACTGTCAGGACACGTATGGATACTATCCCTGGAAAGATGCTGACGGCGTTATGAGGGATAAGTTCGGGTATTTCATCTGTACGACCTTAATGACTGCTGACGGGGTTACGCTCCGTATCGGGGCGACCACCTACATTGATGAGTTTTCGGAGCCGGTCAGGAAGATCGAAGAACAGATCAACACCCGGGTCAATCAGACCACCACAACCATCAATGACAAGACCGCGGGGGTAACCTGGCTGATAGTCCTGGTCACGTTCATCACCATGATTGTGGTTATCATCGTCGGGTACATCTTCGCGAGAACCATCAGCAACCCGATTAGGCAGTTGACCGTGCAGGCAGAGCAGCTAGGACAGGGGGATCTCCGCAGGAGTGAGGTTGAAAAGAGTGGTATGACGGAGATTGACCGGTTAAACGATGTATTCGTGGTGATGCAGAGTAATCTTGAGGAGAAGGCTCTTGCTGCCCAGGAGATCGCAAAAGGGAATCTCGGGGTTTCCATACCGGTCGTATCTGATGAGGATACCCTCGGGAAAGCGATGGTCACGATGAAATCCGCCATCTCCGGGCTTGCATTGGATCTTGATACTCTTGTTACCCATGCGAGCAGCGGTTCACTCTCAGAGCGGGCTGATACAGGGAAGTATAAAGGGGAATACCACAAGATTGTCACCGGTATCAATACCCTCCTTGATGCGGTTGTTCTGCCATTGAACGAGGCGATACGCCTCTCCAAAAGTTATGCAGAGAATTGTTTCTCAGATCGGTTTGATCCCTCTATCCCGGTATCTGGCAGTTTTGCCGAGTTTCGTGACTCTCTCGACCACCTGGGAGATCAGATCTCCCAGACTGTATCGGTGATCTCTGAACGTGTTATCACCCTTACTGCACGAACAGAGGAGGTTGAGGCCAGTATTCAGTCGATCACCTCCGGAGCATCACAGGCCGCCGGTTATATGACAAATATGAGTGAGAACTCCCGTAAGGGGCAGGAGAGTGTCGCAGAGATCCTGAAGACGATTGAAGATCTCTCGATGGCGGTCTCTGATATCTCTGTGCAGGCCGAGCGGGTCTCCGGTCTTGCGATCAATACCAACGATCTCTCGATGAAGGGAGAGGAACTGGCACGGACTGCCGAAGCAGGGATGACGGGTATCGACTCTTCAACCAAGAACCTTGATCTAATGATCCAGTCGATCCGCCAAGAGATGGCAGAGATCAGCAACGTGATCACCATCATCACCAATATCTCTGATCAGACCAACCTGCTTGCCCTGAACGCTGCCATCGAGGCTGCCCGGGCAGGTGAGGCAGGGATGGGATTTGCAGTTGTTGCAAACGAGGTGAAGGATCTCGCGACCCAGTCGCGGAGTTCGGCTGAGAAGATCGGAGAGATGATAACCCACCTGACGAGCCAGTCTGACAACGCTGCCAGTGTCATGAACGATGCAAACAAGCAGGTTCAGTCAGGAATTGATTCAGTCTCCCGGACTCTTGTGGTCTTCAAGGAGATAGTCCAGTCTGTCGGGGAGATATCCCATAAGATCACCGATGTTGCCGCCGGATCAGAAGAACAGGCTGCTGCTGTTGAGGAGGTCACCGCTATCGTGAACCTGGTACTCAAGACACTCCAGGAGACCGCCGAACAAGCGGCTGATACCGAGAAGATCACTCATGAAACCTCCTCCTCCATCCAGGATGTCAGCCAGGTTATGCTCTCGGTGAACCGTGTCGCTGATGATCTGAATGGGGAAATGCAGCGGTTTAAGATCTGA